Part of the Halopenitus persicus genome is shown below.
ATGGTGCTCGGGATCGGCGGCATCCTCCTGTGGATCAACCCGCAGCTGGCGGTCGTCGCGCTCGCGCCGGTGCCGATCATCGCGGGGTTCACCTACCTGTTCGTGCGGACGATCCAGCCGAAGTACGCCGCCGTGCGGTCGACGGTCGGCAAGCTGAACTCCCGGATCGAGAACAACCTCGGCGGCATCCAGGTGATCAAGTCCGCGACGACCGAGGGCTACGAGTCCGACCGCGTCGACGACGTCTCCGGGGAGTACTTCGACACCAACTGGGACGCCATCGAGACGCGGATCACGTTCTTCCCCGCCCTCCGGCTGGTCGCCGGGATCGGCTTCGTGCTCACGTTCGTGGTCGGCGGCCTGTGGGTGTTTCAGGGCCCGCCGGGTCCCTTCTCGGGCGACCTCTCGCCGGGGATGTTCGTCGTCTTCATCCTCTATACGCAGCGGTTCATCTGGCCCATGGCGCAGTTCGGTCAGATCATCAATATGTACCAGCGCGCCCGCGCCTCCGCCGCCCGCGTCTTCGGGCTGATGGACGAGCCCTCGCGGCTCGGCGAGAACCCCGACGCCGCCGAACTCGTCGTCGAGGAGGGCCGCGTCGAGTACGACGACGTCACCTTCGGCTACGACGACGAGCCGATCGTCGCCGACGTCGACTTCACGGTCGAGGGCGGCGAGACGGTCGCACTCGTCGGGCCGACCGGCGCCGGGAAGTCGACCGTGCTCAAGCTGCTGCTCCGGATGTACGACGTCGACGAGGGAGCGATCCGGATCGATGGCCAGGACGTTCGGGACGTCACGCTCCCGTCGCTCCGGCGGTCGATCGGCTACGTCGGCCAGTCCTCGTACCTCTTTTACGGGACCGTTCGGGAGAACATCACCTACGGCACCTTCGAGGCCACCGACGAGGCGGTCGTCGCCGCCGCCAAGGCCGCCGAGGCGCACTCGTTCATCGAGAACCTGCCGGACGGCTACGACACGATGGTCGGCGAGCGCGGCGTGAAGCTCTCGGGCGGCCAGCGCCAGCGGCTCACGATCGCCCGGGCCGTCCTCGCGGACCCGGAGATCCTCGTCCTCGACGAGGCCACCTCCGACGTCGACACCGAGACGGAGATGCTGATCCAGCGCTCCCTCGACCGGCTGACGACCGACCGAACCACCTTCGCGATCGCCCACCGGCTCTCGACGATCAAGGACGCCGACACGATCCTCGTGTTGGAGGGCGGCGGGATCGTCGAGCGCGGAACCCACGAGGAGCTGCTCGAGAGCGACGGGCTCTACGCGAACCTCTGGGGCGTCCAGGCCGGCGAGATCGACGATCTCCCGCAGGAGTTCATCGAGCGCGCGACCGAGCGCACCGCGACGATCGATGCCGACGGGACGACTGCGACCGACGGGACGACTGCGGCCGATACCGACGCGGAGGCCGACCTCGACGACTAAAGTCCCCGGCCCCCCGAGTTGGGGTATGCACCTCTCGGATGCGACCTGGACCGACGTCCGCGACGCGACGATCGACGCGGCCGTGATCCCGGTCGGGAGCACCGAACAGCACGGCCCCCACGCACCGCTGGGAACCGACGCGCTCAACGCCGCCTCCGTCGCGACCGAGGCGGCCGACCGGTACGCGACGGCGGACGCACGGGGCGGCGAGGTCCTCGTGACGCCGACGATCCCGGTCGGGATCGCCGAGGAGCACCGCGGCTTCGACGGGACGCTCTGGGTGACCCCCGACACGTTCCGCGCGTACGTCCGCGAGACGGCCGTCTCGCTCGTCCGGCACGGGGTGGAGCGCGTCGTGTTCGCCAACGGCCACGGCGGGAACGTCGACGCCCTCGCGGAGGTCGCCCGTCGGTTCTCGCGCGATCCGGACCACGGCGGCTACGCGGTCGCGTTCACCTGGTTCGACGCGGTCGGCGAGCACGCGAGCGAGATGGGCCACGGCGGCCCCCTCGAGACCGCGCTCCTGCGGGCCACCCATCCCGAGCTCGTTCGCGAGGACCGGATCGAGGCGGCGGCCGCGGGAGCGACCGACCGCTGGGGCGAGTGGGTCGCCGGGGTCAACCTGGCGCACGACTCCGACGCGTTCACCGACAACGGCGTGGTCGGCGACCCGCGCGGGGGCGACCGCGATCGCGGCGAGCGTCTGCTCGAACTCGCGAGCGAGTCGTTCGTGGATCTCCTGACCGCGGTC
Proteins encoded:
- a CDS encoding ABC transporter ATP-binding protein, which encodes MSAPEWEDDDPFEDQREAVENPMKRLFREYGWTYRRHVIVGILASVVARLADLLPPLMLGIAVDTIFVTAGQREAGEVPPFAEQIPLVILPEAWLPTTQFAQFRFIVAVVAGAFLLGAGFHWLRNRGFNAFAQHVQHDVRTDTYDRMQRLNMTFFADKQTGEMMSVLSNDVNRLERFLNDGMNSLFRLAVMVLGIGGILLWINPQLAVVALAPVPIIAGFTYLFVRTIQPKYAAVRSTVGKLNSRIENNLGGIQVIKSATTEGYESDRVDDVSGEYFDTNWDAIETRITFFPALRLVAGIGFVLTFVVGGLWVFQGPPGPFSGDLSPGMFVVFILYTQRFIWPMAQFGQIINMYQRARASAARVFGLMDEPSRLGENPDAAELVVEEGRVEYDDVTFGYDDEPIVADVDFTVEGGETVALVGPTGAGKSTVLKLLLRMYDVDEGAIRIDGQDVRDVTLPSLRRSIGYVGQSSYLFYGTVRENITYGTFEATDEAVVAAAKAAEAHSFIENLPDGYDTMVGERGVKLSGGQRQRLTIARAVLADPEILVLDEATSDVDTETEMLIQRSLDRLTTDRTTFAIAHRLSTIKDADTILVLEGGGIVERGTHEELLESDGLYANLWGVQAGEIDDLPQEFIERATERTATIDADGTTATDGTTAADTDAEADLDD
- a CDS encoding creatininase family protein, whose protein sequence is MHLSDATWTDVRDATIDAAVIPVGSTEQHGPHAPLGTDALNAASVATEAADRYATADARGGEVLVTPTIPVGIAEEHRGFDGTLWVTPDTFRAYVRETAVSLVRHGVERVVFANGHGGNVDALAEVARRFSRDPDHGGYAVAFTWFDAVGEHASEMGHGGPLETALLRATHPELVREDRIEAAAAGATDRWGEWVAGVNLAHDSDAFTDNGVVGDPRGGDRDRGERLLELASESFVDLLTAVVDRDLDAN